The following coding sequences lie in one Streptomyces sp. NBC_00510 genomic window:
- a CDS encoding MFS transporter, which produces MPDVRRAVRETVSGLPRTFWWLWTSTLVNRLGGFVVTFLALYLTLDRGYSATYAGLVASLYGLGGAVGAVVGGVLTDRLGRRSTMLLAQVAAAAGTATLAFVDGQAEIAGVATVIGVASSASRPAVQAMMADVVPAADRVRAFSLNYWAINIGFAVSSAAAGLIASQGYLWLFLGDAFMTVLCALVIYAKVPESMPGREPASPGRSAGASGAAGDRKSRVGLGVVLRDQRFMWFVALTFLLGTVTQQGSTTLSVDMGRQGFSASQYGLIIGLNGLLIVLLQIPLTRLVEQRSVAALLTAGTLLMGWGFGLTAFAGSVPFYALTVAVWTIGEILHAPASMSLVADLAPAHARGRYQGMYSLAWPAASFAGPLLGGVALDRWGGGVVWGACAVVGTVAGAGYWLLLRERGVQAEPVEAVPPAPVRIPEPEPTADC; this is translated from the coding sequence GTGCCCGATGTCAGACGTGCCGTACGGGAGACCGTCTCGGGACTCCCCCGGACCTTCTGGTGGCTGTGGACCAGCACACTGGTCAACCGGCTCGGCGGCTTCGTCGTCACCTTCCTCGCGCTCTACCTGACCCTCGACCGGGGCTACTCCGCCACCTACGCCGGTCTCGTCGCGTCCCTGTACGGCCTCGGTGGCGCCGTCGGCGCGGTCGTCGGCGGGGTGCTGACCGACCGGCTGGGGCGGCGCTCGACGATGCTGCTGGCGCAGGTCGCGGCCGCGGCCGGCACGGCGACGCTGGCCTTCGTGGACGGGCAGGCGGAGATCGCGGGGGTGGCCACCGTGATCGGCGTGGCGAGCAGCGCCTCGCGGCCCGCGGTGCAGGCGATGATGGCGGACGTGGTGCCCGCCGCGGACCGGGTGCGGGCGTTCTCGCTCAACTACTGGGCGATCAACATCGGCTTCGCCGTCTCCTCGGCGGCGGCCGGCCTCATCGCCTCGCAGGGCTACCTCTGGCTCTTCCTCGGCGACGCGTTCATGACGGTGCTCTGCGCGTTGGTGATCTACGCCAAGGTGCCGGAGTCCATGCCGGGCCGGGAGCCCGCGAGCCCGGGGCGGTCCGCCGGGGCGTCCGGAGCGGCCGGGGACAGGAAGTCGCGGGTCGGCCTCGGGGTCGTCCTGCGCGACCAGCGCTTCATGTGGTTCGTCGCGCTGACGTTCCTGCTGGGCACGGTCACCCAGCAGGGTTCGACGACGCTCTCGGTCGACATGGGCCGCCAGGGCTTCTCCGCGAGCCAGTACGGCCTGATCATCGGGCTCAACGGCCTGCTGATCGTGCTCCTGCAGATCCCGCTCACCCGGCTCGTCGAGCAACGGAGCGTGGCGGCGCTGCTCACCGCCGGCACGCTGCTGATGGGCTGGGGCTTCGGGCTCACCGCCTTCGCCGGTTCGGTCCCCTTCTACGCGCTGACGGTGGCCGTGTGGACGATCGGCGAGATCCTGCACGCGCCGGCCTCGATGTCGCTGGTCGCCGACCTGGCGCCGGCCCACGCCCGGGGGCGCTACCAGGGCATGTACTCGCTCGCCTGGCCCGCGGCGTCCTTCGCCGGGCCGCTGCTGGGCGGCGTGGCGCTGGACCGGTGGGGCGGCGGCGTGGTGTGGGGTGCATGCGCGGTGGTCGGCACGGTCGCCGGCGCCGGCTACTGGCTGCTGCTGCGGGAGCGCGGGGTGCAGGCCGAGCCGGTGGAGGCGGTGCCGCCGGCCCCGGTACGGATACCGGAGCCGGAGCCGACGGCGGACTGCTAG
- the mshA gene encoding D-inositol-3-phosphate glycosyltransferase, which yields MSQYVAKVLAGGAHRRLRRHGVGGRRPRRVAMLSVHTSPLHQPGTGDAGGMNVYIVELAKRLAEGPGVEVEIFTRATTAALPPTVELAPGVLVRHVDAGPYEGLAKEDLPAQLCAFTHGVMHAEASHRQGHYDLVHSHYWLSGHVGWLAAERWGVPLVHAMHTMAKVKNAALAEGDTPEPTARVIGETQIVNAADRLIANTAEESDELIRHYEADPGKVAVVHPGVNLDRFRPDAHGGRAGARARLGLPQDAVIPLFAGRIQPLKAPDILLRAAAILLAEDPSLRDRLVVPVVGGPSGSGLAKPERLQKLAARLGISDLVRFQPPVAQDRLADWYRAASVLVMPSYSESFGLVAIEAQACGTPVVAASVGGLPVAVKDGETGFLVAGHDPADYARALRRFVEHPELVPAMGGAAARHAGCFGWDAAATRTAEVYAGAMAERRRRLRSPHG from the coding sequence GTGAGCCAGTACGTGGCGAAGGTCCTGGCCGGTGGTGCCCATCGCCGGTTGCGCCGCCATGGCGTCGGTGGACGCCGTCCGCGACGCGTGGCCATGCTCAGCGTGCACACCTCGCCCCTCCACCAGCCCGGCACCGGGGACGCGGGCGGTATGAACGTCTACATCGTCGAGCTGGCCAAGCGGCTCGCGGAGGGCCCCGGCGTGGAGGTCGAGATCTTCACCCGCGCCACCACGGCCGCCCTGCCGCCCACGGTCGAGCTGGCCCCCGGGGTCCTGGTGCGGCACGTGGACGCCGGCCCGTACGAAGGCCTGGCCAAGGAGGACCTTCCCGCGCAGCTGTGCGCCTTCACCCACGGCGTGATGCACGCCGAGGCCAGCCACCGGCAGGGCCACTACGACCTGGTGCACTCGCACTACTGGCTCTCCGGCCACGTCGGCTGGCTCGCCGCCGAGCGCTGGGGCGTCCCGCTCGTCCACGCCATGCACACCATGGCCAAGGTCAAGAACGCGGCGCTCGCCGAGGGCGACACCCCCGAGCCCACGGCCCGGGTCATCGGCGAGACGCAGATCGTCAACGCCGCCGACCGGCTGATCGCCAACACCGCCGAGGAGTCGGACGAGCTGATCCGGCACTACGAGGCCGACCCCGGCAAGGTCGCCGTCGTCCACCCCGGGGTGAACCTGGACCGCTTCCGGCCGGACGCCCACGGCGGCCGCGCCGGGGCCCGCGCGCGCCTCGGCCTGCCGCAGGACGCGGTGATCCCGCTCTTCGCCGGCCGGATACAGCCCCTCAAGGCGCCGGACATCCTGCTGCGCGCCGCGGCGATCCTGCTGGCGGAGGACCCGTCGCTGCGCGACCGCCTCGTCGTCCCGGTCGTCGGCGGGCCGAGCGGCAGCGGCCTGGCCAAGCCCGAGCGCCTGCAGAAGCTCGCCGCCCGGCTCGGCATCTCCGACCTCGTGCGCTTCCAGCCGCCGGTCGCCCAGGACCGGCTCGCGGACTGGTACCGGGCCGCGTCCGTGCTGGTCATGCCCTCGTACAGCGAGTCGTTCGGGCTGGTCGCCATCGAGGCGCAGGCCTGCGGCACGCCGGTGGTGGCGGCCTCGGTCGGCGGGCTGCCGGTGGCCGTGAAGGACGGCGAGACCGGCTTCCTCGTCGCGGGCCACGACCCGGCCGACTACGCGCGCGCCCTGCGCCGCTTCGTCGAGCACCCGGAGCTGGTGCCCGCCATGGGCGGGGCCGCCGCCCGGCACGCGGGGTGCTTCGGCTGGGACGCGGCGGCCACCAGGACCGCCGAGGTGTACGCGGGTGCGATGGCCGAGCGGCGGCGTCGCCTACGATCGCCGCATGGGTGA
- the phoU gene encoding phosphate signaling complex protein PhoU: MRDAYHEELDSIGDGLVDMARLVGSAIGRATTALLDADLKLAESVIAADEKVDDLQRELENRAITLLARQQPVATDLRIVVTSLRMSADLERSGDLARHVAKLARLRFPNTAVPSDLHATILEMGQLAQRLMAKAAEVIISKDVDDALQLEADDDRMDELHRTLFQHLLDDRWKHGIETAVDVTLVGRYYERFADHAVSVAKRVVYLVTGEHADELSPPPTPMPAD; this comes from the coding sequence ATGCGCGACGCATATCACGAGGAACTCGACTCGATCGGTGACGGCCTGGTCGACATGGCCCGGCTGGTCGGCTCCGCGATCGGGCGGGCCACCACGGCGCTGCTCGACGCGGACCTCAAGCTCGCGGAGAGCGTGATCGCCGCCGACGAGAAGGTGGACGACCTGCAGCGCGAGCTGGAGAACCGGGCCATCACCCTGCTCGCCCGCCAGCAGCCCGTCGCGACCGACCTGCGGATCGTCGTCACCAGCCTGCGCATGAGCGCGGACCTGGAGCGCTCCGGCGACCTCGCCCGCCATGTGGCGAAGCTCGCACGGCTGCGGTTCCCCAACACCGCCGTCCCGAGCGACCTGCACGCCACGATCCTGGAGATGGGCCAGCTGGCTCAGCGGCTGATGGCCAAGGCCGCCGAGGTGATCATCAGCAAGGACGTCGACGACGCCCTGCAGCTGGAGGCGGACGACGACCGCATGGACGAGCTGCACCGCACGCTCTTCCAGCACCTGCTCGACGACCGCTGGAAGCACGGCATCGAGACGGCCGTGGACGTCACCCTCGTCGGCCGTTACTACGAGCGCTTCGCCGACCACGCGGTCTCGGTCGCCAAGCGCGTCGTCTACCTCGTCACGGGCGAGCACGCGGACGAGCTGTCCCCGCCTCCCACCCCGATGCCGGCGGACTAG
- a CDS encoding class I SAM-dependent methyltransferase yields the protein MTDPSSHPVSTAGAYDAVAVLYAELFRDSLGSLPLDRAMIAAFADSVRAVGGRTVADLGCGPGYLTAHLRDLGLEAFGVDLSPVMIGLAREAHPELRFDVGSMDALDDVADGELDGIVSWYSVIHTPPGELPPYFDEFRRTLAPGGHLLLGFFESGGGPLEAFDHKVTTAYRWPIDDLAALAAAAGFTETGRMLREPGTDERFRRGHLLMTRARPAEPGVSAAARTTGSMPGGPPP from the coding sequence GTGACCGACCCCTCCTCCCATCCCGTCTCGACGGCCGGCGCGTACGACGCCGTCGCCGTCCTCTACGCGGAACTGTTCCGCGACTCGCTCGGCTCGCTCCCGCTGGACCGCGCGATGATCGCGGCCTTCGCCGACTCCGTGCGGGCGGTCGGCGGGAGGACCGTCGCCGACCTCGGCTGCGGCCCGGGGTACCTCACCGCGCACCTGCGGGACCTGGGGCTGGAGGCCTTCGGCGTCGACCTGTCGCCGGTGATGATCGGCCTCGCCCGCGAGGCGCATCCGGAACTGCGCTTCGACGTGGGCTCGATGGACGCCCTGGACGACGTCGCCGACGGCGAGCTGGACGGCATCGTGTCCTGGTACTCCGTCATCCACACGCCGCCGGGCGAACTGCCCCCGTACTTCGACGAGTTCCGCCGGACCCTGGCCCCGGGCGGCCATCTCCTGCTGGGCTTCTTCGAATCCGGCGGCGGCCCCCTCGAGGCGTTCGACCACAAGGTGACGACGGCCTACCGGTGGCCGATCGACGACCTCGCCGCCCTGGCGGCGGCCGCCGGCTTCACCGAAACCGGCCGCATGCTCCGGGAGCCCGGAACGGACGAGCGCTTCCGCAGGGGCCACCTGCTGATGACCAGGGCCCGGCCGGCCGAACCCGGCGTCAGCGCAGCCGCGAGGACGACAGGATCGATGCCAGGTGGGCCACCACCATGA
- a CDS encoding YbjN domain-containing protein: MGEREQTAARAAVERALEDAELGWETGAGGEYVVKLPGTRKLSTTVALAVGRHTLTVNAFVVRRPDENHEAFYRWLLERNTRLYGVAYAIDALGDVYLSGRLPLVAVTPEEVDRLLGAVLENADGSFNTLLELGFADAIRKEHAWRTARGESTRNLDAFTHLIGKAGKRAE, from the coding sequence ATGGGTGAGCGGGAGCAGACGGCGGCGCGCGCGGCGGTCGAGCGGGCACTGGAGGACGCGGAACTCGGCTGGGAGACCGGCGCCGGGGGCGAGTACGTCGTCAAGCTCCCCGGCACGCGCAAGCTGTCCACCACCGTCGCCCTGGCCGTGGGACGGCACACCCTGACGGTCAACGCCTTCGTCGTGCGCCGCCCCGACGAGAACCACGAGGCGTTCTACCGCTGGCTCCTGGAGCGCAACACCCGGCTGTACGGCGTGGCCTACGCCATCGACGCGCTCGGCGACGTCTACCTCTCCGGCCGGCTGCCGCTGGTCGCGGTGACGCCCGAGGAGGTCGACCGGCTGCTGGGCGCCGTCCTCGAGAACGCGGACGGCAGCTTCAACACGCTGCTGGAACTGGGCTTCGCCGACGCGATCCGCAAGGAGCACGCATGGCGGACCGCGCGCGGCGAGTCCACGCGCAACCTCGACGCGTTCACCCATCTGATCGGCAAGGCCGGCAAGCGTGCCGAGTAG
- a CDS encoding CDP-alcohol phosphatidyltransferase family protein gives MVAAPALAELREVCQPQAKLRSRNGEHWAGRLYMRRVSLRMTRQLVRTRISPDTLTWTMVVCGVGAGAALLIPGLTGAVLAAVLFQLFLLFDCVDGEVARWKGQNSATGIYVDRLGAYLADAALLTGAGFRVAHGGSAYWASVGLATALGIVLLKASTDLVDVARARRGLSVADDEAARPRSEGVATVRRLASALKIHRLTNGIEASLVLLAAAVADTLTGSPAPTAWTLAALAVITWLMVVAHLASILSSSRLR, from the coding sequence ATGGTTGCTGCCCCGGCACTGGCGGAGCTGCGCGAGGTCTGCCAGCCGCAGGCGAAGCTGCGGAGCCGCAACGGCGAGCACTGGGCGGGCCGCCTCTACATGCGGCGCGTTTCGCTCCGCATGACCCGGCAACTGGTACGGACCCGTATCTCCCCCGACACGCTGACGTGGACGATGGTCGTGTGCGGTGTCGGCGCGGGCGCCGCCCTTCTCATCCCCGGGCTCACCGGGGCCGTGCTGGCCGCCGTGCTCTTCCAGCTCTTCCTGCTCTTCGACTGCGTGGACGGCGAGGTCGCCCGCTGGAAGGGGCAGAACAGCGCGACCGGCATCTACGTCGACCGTCTCGGCGCCTACCTGGCCGACGCGGCACTGCTGACCGGGGCCGGTTTCCGGGTGGCCCACGGCGGGTCCGCGTACTGGGCTTCGGTCGGCCTCGCGACGGCCCTGGGCATCGTGCTGCTGAAGGCGTCCACCGACCTCGTCGACGTCGCCCGCGCCCGCCGGGGCCTGTCCGTCGCCGACGACGAGGCGGCCAGGCCCCGTTCCGAGGGCGTCGCCACCGTCCGCCGGCTCGCCTCCGCCCTCAAGATCCACCGCCTCACCAACGGCATCGAGGCCTCCCTCGTCCTCCTCGCCGCGGCCGTCGCGGACACCCTGACCGGCAGTCCCGCCCCCACCGCTTGGACGCTCGCCGCGCTGGCGGTGATCACGTGGCTCATGGTGGTGGCCCACCTGGCATCGATCCTGTCGTCCTCGCGGCTGCGCTGA
- a CDS encoding phosphoglyceromutase has product MAEAPYKLILLRHGESEWNAKNLFTGWVDVNLNEKGEKEAVRGGELLKDAGLLPDVVHTSLQKRAIRTAQLALEAADRHWIPVHRSWRLNERHYGALQGKDKAQTLAEFGEEQFMLWRRSYDTPPPPIEDGSEFSQSDDPRYASIPPELRPRTECLKDVVDRMLPYWYDGIVPDLLTGRTVLVAAHGNSLRALVKHLDGISDADIAGLNIPTGIPLAYELDADFRPVTPGGRYLDPEAAAAAIEAVKNQGKKK; this is encoded by the coding sequence ATGGCTGAAGCTCCGTACAAGCTGATCCTCCTCCGCCACGGCGAGAGCGAGTGGAACGCTAAGAACCTCTTCACTGGCTGGGTTGACGTCAACCTGAACGAAAAGGGCGAGAAGGAGGCGGTCCGGGGCGGCGAGCTGCTGAAGGACGCCGGACTCCTCCCCGACGTCGTCCACACCTCCCTCCAGAAGCGCGCGATCCGCACCGCGCAGCTGGCCCTCGAGGCCGCCGACCGGCACTGGATCCCCGTCCACCGCAGCTGGCGCCTCAACGAGCGCCACTACGGCGCCCTCCAGGGCAAGGACAAGGCGCAGACCCTCGCCGAGTTCGGCGAGGAGCAGTTCATGCTCTGGCGCCGCTCCTACGACACCCCGCCGCCGCCGATCGAGGACGGCAGCGAGTTCTCCCAGAGCGACGACCCGCGCTACGCCTCCATCCCGCCGGAGCTGCGCCCGCGCACCGAGTGCCTGAAGGACGTCGTCGACCGCATGCTGCCGTACTGGTACGACGGCATCGTCCCCGACCTCCTCACCGGCCGCACCGTCCTGGTCGCCGCCCACGGCAACAGCCTGCGCGCCCTCGTCAAGCACCTCGACGGCATCTCCGACGCCGACATCGCGGGCCTGAACATCCCCACCGGCATCCCGCTCGCCTACGAGCTCGACGCCGACTTCCGCCCCGTCACCCCGGGCGGCCGCTACCTCGACCCCGAGGCGGCCGCGGCGGCGATCGAGGCCGTGAAGAACCAGGGCAAGAAGAAGTAG
- a CDS encoding VOC family protein, translating to MTTDGFTTCLWFDGKAEEAANHYVSIFKNSAIGTIGRYNEAGPGPAGSVLAVEFTANGQKFVALNGGPHFTFNEAVSFQIRCADQAEVDYYWEKLTDGGEEGPCGWLKDRYGVSWQVFPEVLLEMVGDADPEKARRATEAMLSMKKMDLAALRRAYDGG from the coding sequence ATGACCACCGACGGATTCACCACGTGCCTGTGGTTCGACGGGAAGGCCGAGGAGGCGGCGAACCACTACGTCTCGATCTTCAAGAACTCCGCGATCGGCACGATCGGCCGCTACAACGAGGCCGGGCCCGGCCCCGCGGGGTCCGTGCTGGCCGTTGAGTTCACGGCCAACGGGCAGAAGTTCGTGGCGCTGAACGGCGGTCCGCACTTCACCTTCAACGAGGCGGTCTCGTTCCAGATCCGCTGCGCCGACCAGGCCGAGGTCGACTACTACTGGGAGAAGCTCACCGACGGCGGTGAGGAGGGCCCCTGCGGGTGGTTGAAGGACCGGTACGGGGTGTCCTGGCAGGTGTTCCCCGAGGTGCTGCTGGAGATGGTCGGGGACGCCGACCCGGAGAAGGCCAGGCGGGCCACGGAGGCGATGCTGTCCATGAAGAAGATGGACCTCGCCGCGCTGCGGCGCGCGTACGACGGCGGGTGA
- a CDS encoding DUF6087 family protein gives MDDEPLEQWVERREERQARRKGRLRAGTLASGPPRGAHVDPDAPRLISQWDGYAWQPVAVVSGLAEARALLNAARRGRQAGPPDGGKRAVPPPPAAAADRRKARLRALLDE, from the coding sequence ATGGACGACGAGCCCCTGGAGCAATGGGTGGAGCGCCGCGAGGAACGGCAGGCACGCAGGAAGGGCCGGCTTCGTGCCGGCACCCTTGCGTCGGGGCCGCCGCGGGGCGCTCACGTGGATCCGGACGCCCCACGTCTCATCTCGCAATGGGACGGCTACGCATGGCAACCGGTCGCCGTGGTCTCCGGCCTGGCGGAAGCCCGGGCCCTGCTGAACGCGGCCCGGCGCGGTCGGCAGGCCGGACCCCCGGACGGGGGGAAGCGCGCGGTCCCGCCCCCTCCCGCTGCGGCCGCCGACCGGCGGAAGGCACGGCTGCGGGCACTGCTGGACGAATAG